One region of Archocentrus centrarchus isolate MPI-CPG fArcCen1 chromosome 6, fArcCen1, whole genome shotgun sequence genomic DNA includes:
- the chrm4b gene encoding LOW QUALITY PROTEIN: muscarinic acetylcholine receptor M2 (The sequence of the model RefSeq protein was modified relative to this genomic sequence to represent the inferred CDS: deleted 1 base in 1 codon) translates to SLTLTTTPLPRLLLCVNTSCLPLPPNGVSYSTAQLTLVAMVTTSLSTLTILGNTLVILSIIVNRHLRTVNNYFLLSLAVADLIIGLFSMNLYTLYKLQGRWLLGPVLCDVWLILDYVVSGASVMNLLAISLDRYFCVTRPLSYPLWRTGRMACLMIAAAWLLSFIIWTPAILCWQTVEGRRVVPDDHCYIHLLASPAVTMGTTLPSFYLPVIAMIGLYSRLSAASFGRLNILMSDQGSPRASSPSIKDFLLRRRSRVTSDLCSDLCLNQVESCTPKTRRKKKTCRCPADTREAESCWSPQKHPSQATAQTAEDNKTNLHRAASAAFSSRPTFESHERRRQRVMAREKRVTKTILAILLAFILTWTPYNVMAVVAAFCHSCIPDFLWTTGYWLCYINSAVNPGCYALCNVTFRKTFCSLLRCCHRRL, encoded by the exons TCCCTGACGTTGACCACAACACCTCTGCCTCGGCTCCTCCTTTGCGTGAACACCTCTTGTCTGCCTCTACCCCCCAACGGTGTCTCATACAGCACCGCTCAGCTGACCCTTGTTGCCATGGTTACCACCTCCCTCAGCACGCTCACAATCCTCGGCAACACGCTGGTGATCCTGTCCATCATAGTGAACCGTCACCTGCGGACGGTCAACAACTACTTTCTGCTGAGCCTGGCGGTAGCCGACCTGATCATTGGC CTGTTCTCCATGAACCTGTACACATTGTACAAGCTGCAGGGGCGCTGGCTGCTGGGCCCAGTGCTCTGCGACGTGTGGCTCATCCTGGACTACGTGGTGAGCGGCGCCTCGGTCATGAACCTGCTGGCCATCAGCTTGGATCGGTACTTCTGTGTGACGCGGCCGCTCAGCTACCCTCTGTGGCGAACTGGCAGGATGGCGTGCCTGATGATCGCTGCCGCCTGGCTGCTTTCTTTCATCATCTGGACCCCTGCCATCCTGTGCTGGCAGACAGTTGAGGGCAGACGTGTTGTCCCTGATGATCACTGTTACATCCATCTGCTCGCCAGCCCTGCTGTCACCATGGGGACGACACTTCCCTCGTTTTACCTGCCGGTAATTGCCATGATAGGCCTGTACAGCCGCCTCTCGGCTGCCAGCTTCGGCCGTCTGAACATTCTTATGTCAGACCAGGGCTCTCCGAGGGCATCCAGTCCCTCAATAAAAGACTTTCTGCTGAGGCGGCGAAGCCGGGTGACCAGTGACCTCTGCTCAGACCTGTGCCTGAACCAGGTCGAGTCCTGCACGCCAAAgaccagaagaaaaaagaaaacatgcagatgTCCAGCTGATACCAGGGAGGCAGAAAGTTGCTG GTCTCCTCAGAAGCATCCCTCTCAGGCCACTGCGCAAACTGCTGAAGACAACAAAACCAACCTTCATAGGGCGGCCTCAGCAGCGTTCTCTTCCCGCCCCACCTTTGAGTCACATGAGAGGAGGCGGCAGCGAGTGATGGCGAGGGAGAAGAGGGTCACCAAGACCATCCTAGCCATCTTGCTGGCCTTCATCCTTACCTGGACACCGTACAACGTCATGGCAGTCGTTGCTGCTTTCTGCCACAGCTGTATCCCTGACTTCCTGTGGACCACAGGATATTGGCTGTGCTACATAAACAGCGCGGTCAACCCCGGCTGCTACGCTCTGTGTAACGTTACCTTCAGAAAAACTTTCTGCAGCCTCCTGCGCTGCTGCCACAGGAGGCTGTAA
- the mdkb gene encoding midkine b isoform X2: protein MRSVFSVTLLLLLALTLTAEASKKAKNHKGRHEKSRPASECSPAETHYGKCIPEHGDCGDGLREATCKDRTDKIHCKIPCNWKKDISPNVLSGDCKYKFGPWGACDATTNTKTRSGTLKRALFNANCQSTVKVSKPCPPKGPKKTRGDKKSN from the exons ATGCGAAGTGTGTTCTCAgtgactctgctgctgctcctggcCCTGACGCTCACCGCAGAGGCCagcaaaaaagccaaaaatcacAAAG GTAGGCATGAGAAGTCCCGGCCGGCCTCCGAGTGCTCCCCCGCAGAGACGCACTACGGGAAATGCATACCTGAACACGGAGACTGCGGGGACGGCCTGAGAGAGGCAACCTGCAAAGATCGCACCGACAAGATTCACTGCAAGATCCCCTGCAACTGGAAGAAGGACATCA GTCCAAATGTTCTTTCAGGTGACTGTAAGTACAAGTTTGGGCCATGGGGAGCTTGCGATGCCACCACCAACACCAAGACCCGGTCGGGAACGCTGAAGCGAGCGCTGTTCAATGCCAACTGCCAGTCCACCGTCAAGGTGTCCAAACCCTGCCCCCCCAAAGGCCCAAAGAAGACCAGAG GGGACAAGAAGTCAAACTGA
- the mdkb gene encoding midkine b isoform X1, producing the protein MRSVFSVTLLLLLALTLTAEASKKAKNHKAGRHEKSRPASECSPAETHYGKCIPEHGDCGDGLREATCKDRTDKIHCKIPCNWKKDISPNVLSGDCKYKFGPWGACDATTNTKTRSGTLKRALFNANCQSTVKVSKPCPPKGPKKTRGDKKSN; encoded by the exons ATGCGAAGTGTGTTCTCAgtgactctgctgctgctcctggcCCTGACGCTCACCGCAGAGGCCagcaaaaaagccaaaaatcacAAAG CAGGTAGGCATGAGAAGTCCCGGCCGGCCTCCGAGTGCTCCCCCGCAGAGACGCACTACGGGAAATGCATACCTGAACACGGAGACTGCGGGGACGGCCTGAGAGAGGCAACCTGCAAAGATCGCACCGACAAGATTCACTGCAAGATCCCCTGCAACTGGAAGAAGGACATCA GTCCAAATGTTCTTTCAGGTGACTGTAAGTACAAGTTTGGGCCATGGGGAGCTTGCGATGCCACCACCAACACCAAGACCCGGTCGGGAACGCTGAAGCGAGCGCTGTTCAATGCCAACTGCCAGTCCACCGTCAAGGTGTCCAAACCCTGCCCCCCCAAAGGCCCAAAGAAGACCAGAG GGGACAAGAAGTCAAACTGA
- the mdkb gene encoding midkine b isoform X4: MRSVFSVTLLLLLALTLTAEASKKAKNHKGRHEKSRPASECSPAETHYGKCIPEHGDCGDGLREATCKDRTDKIHCKIPCNWKKDISDCKYKFGPWGACDATTNTKTRSGTLKRALFNANCQSTVKVSKPCPPKGPKKTRGDKKSN; the protein is encoded by the exons ATGCGAAGTGTGTTCTCAgtgactctgctgctgctcctggcCCTGACGCTCACCGCAGAGGCCagcaaaaaagccaaaaatcacAAAG GTAGGCATGAGAAGTCCCGGCCGGCCTCCGAGTGCTCCCCCGCAGAGACGCACTACGGGAAATGCATACCTGAACACGGAGACTGCGGGGACGGCCTGAGAGAGGCAACCTGCAAAGATCGCACCGACAAGATTCACTGCAAGATCCCCTGCAACTGGAAGAAGGACATCA GTGACTGTAAGTACAAGTTTGGGCCATGGGGAGCTTGCGATGCCACCACCAACACCAAGACCCGGTCGGGAACGCTGAAGCGAGCGCTGTTCAATGCCAACTGCCAGTCCACCGTCAAGGTGTCCAAACCCTGCCCCCCCAAAGGCCCAAAGAAGACCAGAG GGGACAAGAAGTCAAACTGA
- the mdkb gene encoding midkine b isoform X3 → MRSVFSVTLLLLLALTLTAEASKKAKNHKAGRHEKSRPASECSPAETHYGKCIPEHGDCGDGLREATCKDRTDKIHCKIPCNWKKDISDCKYKFGPWGACDATTNTKTRSGTLKRALFNANCQSTVKVSKPCPPKGPKKTRGDKKSN, encoded by the exons ATGCGAAGTGTGTTCTCAgtgactctgctgctgctcctggcCCTGACGCTCACCGCAGAGGCCagcaaaaaagccaaaaatcacAAAG CAGGTAGGCATGAGAAGTCCCGGCCGGCCTCCGAGTGCTCCCCCGCAGAGACGCACTACGGGAAATGCATACCTGAACACGGAGACTGCGGGGACGGCCTGAGAGAGGCAACCTGCAAAGATCGCACCGACAAGATTCACTGCAAGATCCCCTGCAACTGGAAGAAGGACATCA GTGACTGTAAGTACAAGTTTGGGCCATGGGGAGCTTGCGATGCCACCACCAACACCAAGACCCGGTCGGGAACGCTGAAGCGAGCGCTGTTCAATGCCAACTGCCAGTCCACCGTCAAGGTGTCCAAACCCTGCCCCCCCAAAGGCCCAAAGAAGACCAGAG GGGACAAGAAGTCAAACTGA
- the dgkzb gene encoding diacylglycerol kinase zeta isoform X1 yields MDTFFRRHFKRKDGGLQEDAASKSCRQRRPSIAVPTSKARRRSTVGLPSSALSQRRRSSVQPPLLCAGGGRLAKADARSRWAGHARRRSSTTTPSLNPRFAVCRRKVGKLRTIDTHLLGPSMLLASLIQMAEEEEEDGVGAGLLAEEQQVEVKSGANRRTFSRASSLLSDEDDSSRYSTTDDSQSEASQLSEAEQLAEEEDDDASRSPDPHFSRASSPPLSFSATLEVMKKTPPVPSASRPLIRAPRCLRRNSSQVFAVDSSPYGCCRVSSQRKRRRISTISKAGSPWPGRGPPLPCRKSSVYYLNHPGFYRGPGALSPLGAPGYDSCLENWSTFLLKAISKSGVQHAGTPANVPTSGPSDPQQEPSSTVDWSDNAQYGDHIWFETSVSGDFCYVGEQYCIAKSLQKSVARKKCAGCKISVHTMCMEQLEKINFRCKPSFREPGSRAIRESNVVRHHWVHRRRQTGKCRQCGKGFQQKFAFHSKEIVAISCSWCKQAYHNKVTCFMLQQIEECCSLGAHAAVIIPPTWIIRVRRPQSSLKSSKKKKRTSLKCNKSSKKGGEPQDGRWKPFLVKPLPSQLMKPLLVFVNPKSGGNQGAKIIQSFMWYLNPRQVFDLTKGGPREGLELYAKVPNLRILACGGDGTVGWILSVLDQLKLRPQPPVAILPLGTGNDLARTLNWGGGYTDEPITKILSHVEDGNIVQLDRWNLNVEANPEARPEDRDEHQTDKLPIDVFNNYFSLGFDAHVTLGFHESREANPEKFNSRFRNKMFYAGTAFSDFLSGSSKDLAKHIKVVCDGTDLTAKVQDLKLQCLLFLNIPRYCAGTTPWGNPSEHQDFEPQRHDDGCIEVIGFTMTSLATLQVGGHGERLHQCKEVTLTTYKSIPMQVDGEPCKLAPSVIHISLRNQANMVQKAKRRISMPHLNDQQPVPEKLQIRVNRISMAAYEALHYDKDQLKEASTPLGVITVPGDSDLETCRLLIDRLQDNLEQDCDAIKGECLSSQKLSMKWCFLDCTTADRFYRIDRAQEHLNYVTEISQEELYILDPELVSKETVGTSPSMPDLVDSEEHKDQQFAFPCSPSSPTSSAVPRPRDQRKRISSDSSVADALSQSSSKTNLCRRGAKIINVHRSNTAAADFRPIIRPPAATSRNPEKDAELISCIKNESLDRLRELHQQGADLLLQDKDGCTLLHHAVEAGCKDIVKYLIDNVPASHLDVTEKETGETALHKAATSCQRSICKYLVEAGASLMKTDLQGETPRQHAAKADDQELAEYLKREDQETTV; encoded by the exons ATGGACACGTTTTTTCGCCGTCACTTTAAGAGGAAAGACGGCGGTCTGCAGGAGGACGCAGCGTCCAAATCCTGCCGCCAGCGGAGGCCCAGCATCGCCGTCCCCACCAGTAAAGCCCGCCGGAGGTCCACCGTCGGCTTGCCTTCCTCCGCCCTATCCCAGCGGCGCCGCTCCAGCGTCCAGCCGCCCTTGCTGTGTGCAGGTGGAGGGCGTCTGGCAAAGGCGGACGCACGCAGCAGGTGGGCGGGACACGCACGCAGGCGATCCAGCACCACCACACCCAGCCTCAACCCGAGGTTTGCCGTTTGTCGGAGGAAGGTGGGGAAGCTGCGGACCATCGACACTCACCTGCTGGGGCCGTCCATGCTGCTGGCCAGTCTGATCCAgatggctgaggaggaggaagaggacggtGTGGGGGCGGGACTGCTAGCTGAAGAACAGCAGGTGGAAGTGAAAAGCGGTGCCAACAGGAGGACGTTTTCACGTGCCAGCAGCCTCCTATCAGATGAAGACGACAGCAGTCGTTACTCCACCACAGacgacagccaatcagaggccaGCCAGCTGTCAGAGGCGGAGCAGCTggctgaggaggaggacgacGATGCCTCCAGGTCCCCCGATCCTCACTTCTCCCGGGCCTCCAGCCCTCCCTTGTCCTTCTCCGCCACACTGGAGGTGATGAAAAAGACTCCCCCGGTGCCATCGGCATCGCGCCCGCTGATCCGGGCGCCGCGCTGCCTCCGGAGGAACTCCTCTCAGGTGTTCGCGGTAGACTCCTCCCCCTACGGCTGCTGTCGCGTCTCCAGccaaaggaagaggaggaggatctCCACCATCTCCAAAGCTGGGAGCCCCTGGCCGGGAAGAGGCCCGCCACTGCCCTGCCGCAAGAGTTCGGTGTACTACCTCAACCACCCGGGCTTCTACCGGGGCCCCGGGGCCCTGAGTCCGCTGGGGGCCCCCGGCTACGACTCCTGCCTGGAGAACTGGAGCACCTTCCTGCT GAAAGCCATCTCGAAGTCAGGCGTGCAGCATGCCGGGACTCCGGCCAACGTGCCGACGTCCGGACCGAGCGACCCGCAGCAGGAGCCCAGCAGCACCGTCGACTGGAGC GATAACGCCCAGTACGGGGACCACATCTGGTTTGAGACCAGCGTCTCTGGAGACTTCTGTTATGTTGGAGAGCAGTACTGCATCGCCAAGTCTCTG CAAAAGTCCGTAGCGAGGAAGAAATGTGCCGGATGTAAGATCTCGGTGCACACCATGTGCATGGAGCAGCTGGAGAAG ATTAATTTCAGGTGCAAGCCGTCATTCAGGGAACCCGGATCTCGAGCCATTCGAGAG TCCAACGTTGTTCGACACCACTGGGTCCACAGGAGGCGTCAGACGGGGAAGTGTCGACAGTGTGGGAAG GGATTTCAGCAGAAATTTGCTTTTCACAGCAAAGAGATCGTCGCCATCAGCTGCTCGTGGTGCAAACAGGCG tatCACAATAAGGTGACGTGCTTCATGCTGCAGCAGATAGAGGAGTGCTGCTCTCTGGGCGCTCACGCTGCTGTCATCATCCCGCCCACCTGGATCATCAGGGTCCGCAGGCCgcag TCGTCGCTGAAGTCgagtaaaaagaagaagaggacgtCACTGAAGTGTAACAAGTCGAGCAAGAAGGGAGGAGAG CCCCAAGATGGCCGCTGGAAGCCGTTCCTGGTGAAGCCCCTCCCCTCTCAGCTCATGAAGCCTCTGCTGGTGTTTGTGAACCCAAAGAGTGGTGGGAACCAG GGAGCAAAGATCATCCAGTCCTTCATGTGGTACCTGAACCCTCGGCAGGTGTTTGACCTGACGAAGGGCGGACCCAGAGAGGG GTTGGAGTTGTACGCCAAAGTGCCCAACCTGAGGATCCTGGCCTGTGGGGGGGACGGCACA GTGGGCTGGATCCTGTCGGTTTTGGACCAGCTGAAGCTCCGCCCTCAGCCTCCGGTGGCCATCTTACCTCTGGGAACCGGCAACGACCTAGCGAGGACTCTCAACTGGGGAGGG gGCTACACTGATGAACCGATAACAAAGATCCTCTCACATGTTGAGGACGGCAACATCGTCCAGCTGGACCGATGGAACCTGAACGTGGAGGCGAACCCCGAGGCCCGACCCGAGGACAGGGACGAACATCAGACAGACAAG CTCCCCATCGATGTCTTCAACAACTACTTCAGTCTGGGCTTCGACGCTCACGTCACGCTGGGCTTCCACGAATCCAGAG aGGCAAATCCAGAGAAGTTTAACAGCCGCTTCAGGAATAAGATGTTCTACGCAGGG acagCCTTCTCAGACTTCCTGAGCGGGAGCTCCAAAGACCTCGCCAAGCACATCAAAGTGGTG TGTGACGGGACAGACCTGACAGCCAAAGTCCAGGACCTGAAGCTACAGTGTCTGCTCTTCCTCAATATCCCCAG GTACTGTGCTGGCACCACACCGTGGGGGAACCCCAGTGAGCATCAGGACTTTGAGCCTCAGCGTCACGACGACGGCTGCATCGAGGTCATCGGCTTCACCATGACATCTCTG GCCACGCTGCAGGTGGGCGGCCACGGCGAACGTCTCCACCAGTGTAAAGAAGTGACCCTCACCACCTACAAGTCCATCCCCATGCAGGTGGACGGCGAGCCCTGCAAGCTGGCACCATCAGTCATCCACATCAGCCTGCGGAACCAAGCCAACATGGTCCAGAAGGCCAAGAGGAGGATTTCCATGCCCCACCTCAATGA tcagCAGCCCGTTCCAGAGAAGCTGCAGATCAGGGTGAACCGGATCAGCATGGCGGCGTACGAGGCTCTGCATTACGACAAGGACCAGCTGAAGGAGGCCT CTACGCCGCTGGGAGTCATCACCGTCCCCGGAGACAGCGATCTGGAGACATGCCGCCTGCTCATCGACCGTCTGCAGGACAACCTGGAGCAG GACTGTGATGCAATAAAAGGGGAGTGTCTGTCCTCACAGAAGCTCTCCATGAAGTGGTGCTTCCTCGACT gTACGACAGCGGATCGTTTCTACAGGATCGACCGGGCTCAG gagCACCTGAACTACGTGACAGAGATCTCTCAAGAGGAGCTCTACATCCTGGACCCGGAGCTGGTCTCAAAGGAGACGGTGGGCACCTCCCCCAGCATGCCTGACCTGGTGGACTCCGAGGAGCACAAGGACCAGCAGTTTGCCTTCCCCTGCTCGCCGTCCTCCCCCACCTCCTCAGCTGTACCCAG GCCCAGAGACCAGAGGAAGAGGATTTCCAGCGACAGCTCAGTGGCCGATGCTTTGTCTCAGAGTTCCTCTAAGACCAACCTCTGCAG GCGAGGAGCAAAGATTATCAATGTGCATCGCTCCAACACGGCTGCGGCTGATTTCAGACCCATCATTAG ACCTCCTGCTGCTACCTCACGCAACCCTGAAAAAG atgcagaacTGATCAGCTGCATCAAGAATGAAAGCCTGGACAGG ctcagagAGCTCCACCAGCAGGGGGCGGACCTCCTGCTGCAGGACAAAGACGGCTGCACGCTGCTGCATCACGCCGTGGAGGCCGGCTGCAAAGACATCGTCAAGTACCTCATCGACAACG TGCCCGCATCTCACCTGGATGTCACAGAGAAAGAGAC AGGGGAGACGGCGCTCCATAAAGCTGCCACTTCCTGTCAGAGGAGCATCTGTAAGTACCTGGTGGAAGCTGGGGCGTCGCTCATGAAGACAGATCTCCAG GGTGAGACTCCCAGACAGCACGCTGCCAAGGCCGACGACCAGGAGCTGGCTGAGTATCTGAAGAGAGAGGACCAGGAGACAACCGTTTGA
- the dgkzb gene encoding diacylglycerol kinase zeta isoform X2 gives MEEQQQQPQEEEEQPALLSASLQDGGEEPSSSTSTSTSSASNAELPPATPPPPCQQNSRTFTGLRIFCRRRKAISKSGVQHAGTPANVPTSGPSDPQQEPSSTVDWSDNAQYGDHIWFETSVSGDFCYVGEQYCIAKSLQKSVARKKCAGCKISVHTMCMEQLEKINFRCKPSFREPGSRAIRESNVVRHHWVHRRRQTGKCRQCGKGFQQKFAFHSKEIVAISCSWCKQAYHNKVTCFMLQQIEECCSLGAHAAVIIPPTWIIRVRRPQSSLKSSKKKKRTSLKCNKSSKKGGEPQDGRWKPFLVKPLPSQLMKPLLVFVNPKSGGNQGAKIIQSFMWYLNPRQVFDLTKGGPREGLELYAKVPNLRILACGGDGTVGWILSVLDQLKLRPQPPVAILPLGTGNDLARTLNWGGGYTDEPITKILSHVEDGNIVQLDRWNLNVEANPEARPEDRDEHQTDKLPIDVFNNYFSLGFDAHVTLGFHESREANPEKFNSRFRNKMFYAGTAFSDFLSGSSKDLAKHIKVVCDGTDLTAKVQDLKLQCLLFLNIPRYCAGTTPWGNPSEHQDFEPQRHDDGCIEVIGFTMTSLATLQVGGHGERLHQCKEVTLTTYKSIPMQVDGEPCKLAPSVIHISLRNQANMVQKAKRRISMPHLNDQQPVPEKLQIRVNRISMAAYEALHYDKDQLKEASTPLGVITVPGDSDLETCRLLIDRLQDNLEQDCDAIKGECLSSQKLSMKWCFLDCTTADRFYRIDRAQEHLNYVTEISQEELYILDPELVSKETVGTSPSMPDLVDSEEHKDQQFAFPCSPSSPTSSAVPRPRDQRKRISSDSSVADALSQSSSKTNLCRRGAKIINVHRSNTAAADFRPIIRPPAATSRNPEKDAELISCIKNESLDRLRELHQQGADLLLQDKDGCTLLHHAVEAGCKDIVKYLIDNVPASHLDVTEKETGETALHKAATSCQRSICKYLVEAGASLMKTDLQGETPRQHAAKADDQELAEYLKREDQETTV, from the exons GAAAGCCATCTCGAAGTCAGGCGTGCAGCATGCCGGGACTCCGGCCAACGTGCCGACGTCCGGACCGAGCGACCCGCAGCAGGAGCCCAGCAGCACCGTCGACTGGAGC GATAACGCCCAGTACGGGGACCACATCTGGTTTGAGACCAGCGTCTCTGGAGACTTCTGTTATGTTGGAGAGCAGTACTGCATCGCCAAGTCTCTG CAAAAGTCCGTAGCGAGGAAGAAATGTGCCGGATGTAAGATCTCGGTGCACACCATGTGCATGGAGCAGCTGGAGAAG ATTAATTTCAGGTGCAAGCCGTCATTCAGGGAACCCGGATCTCGAGCCATTCGAGAG TCCAACGTTGTTCGACACCACTGGGTCCACAGGAGGCGTCAGACGGGGAAGTGTCGACAGTGTGGGAAG GGATTTCAGCAGAAATTTGCTTTTCACAGCAAAGAGATCGTCGCCATCAGCTGCTCGTGGTGCAAACAGGCG tatCACAATAAGGTGACGTGCTTCATGCTGCAGCAGATAGAGGAGTGCTGCTCTCTGGGCGCTCACGCTGCTGTCATCATCCCGCCCACCTGGATCATCAGGGTCCGCAGGCCgcag TCGTCGCTGAAGTCgagtaaaaagaagaagaggacgtCACTGAAGTGTAACAAGTCGAGCAAGAAGGGAGGAGAG CCCCAAGATGGCCGCTGGAAGCCGTTCCTGGTGAAGCCCCTCCCCTCTCAGCTCATGAAGCCTCTGCTGGTGTTTGTGAACCCAAAGAGTGGTGGGAACCAG GGAGCAAAGATCATCCAGTCCTTCATGTGGTACCTGAACCCTCGGCAGGTGTTTGACCTGACGAAGGGCGGACCCAGAGAGGG GTTGGAGTTGTACGCCAAAGTGCCCAACCTGAGGATCCTGGCCTGTGGGGGGGACGGCACA GTGGGCTGGATCCTGTCGGTTTTGGACCAGCTGAAGCTCCGCCCTCAGCCTCCGGTGGCCATCTTACCTCTGGGAACCGGCAACGACCTAGCGAGGACTCTCAACTGGGGAGGG gGCTACACTGATGAACCGATAACAAAGATCCTCTCACATGTTGAGGACGGCAACATCGTCCAGCTGGACCGATGGAACCTGAACGTGGAGGCGAACCCCGAGGCCCGACCCGAGGACAGGGACGAACATCAGACAGACAAG CTCCCCATCGATGTCTTCAACAACTACTTCAGTCTGGGCTTCGACGCTCACGTCACGCTGGGCTTCCACGAATCCAGAG aGGCAAATCCAGAGAAGTTTAACAGCCGCTTCAGGAATAAGATGTTCTACGCAGGG acagCCTTCTCAGACTTCCTGAGCGGGAGCTCCAAAGACCTCGCCAAGCACATCAAAGTGGTG TGTGACGGGACAGACCTGACAGCCAAAGTCCAGGACCTGAAGCTACAGTGTCTGCTCTTCCTCAATATCCCCAG GTACTGTGCTGGCACCACACCGTGGGGGAACCCCAGTGAGCATCAGGACTTTGAGCCTCAGCGTCACGACGACGGCTGCATCGAGGTCATCGGCTTCACCATGACATCTCTG GCCACGCTGCAGGTGGGCGGCCACGGCGAACGTCTCCACCAGTGTAAAGAAGTGACCCTCACCACCTACAAGTCCATCCCCATGCAGGTGGACGGCGAGCCCTGCAAGCTGGCACCATCAGTCATCCACATCAGCCTGCGGAACCAAGCCAACATGGTCCAGAAGGCCAAGAGGAGGATTTCCATGCCCCACCTCAATGA tcagCAGCCCGTTCCAGAGAAGCTGCAGATCAGGGTGAACCGGATCAGCATGGCGGCGTACGAGGCTCTGCATTACGACAAGGACCAGCTGAAGGAGGCCT CTACGCCGCTGGGAGTCATCACCGTCCCCGGAGACAGCGATCTGGAGACATGCCGCCTGCTCATCGACCGTCTGCAGGACAACCTGGAGCAG GACTGTGATGCAATAAAAGGGGAGTGTCTGTCCTCACAGAAGCTCTCCATGAAGTGGTGCTTCCTCGACT gTACGACAGCGGATCGTTTCTACAGGATCGACCGGGCTCAG gagCACCTGAACTACGTGACAGAGATCTCTCAAGAGGAGCTCTACATCCTGGACCCGGAGCTGGTCTCAAAGGAGACGGTGGGCACCTCCCCCAGCATGCCTGACCTGGTGGACTCCGAGGAGCACAAGGACCAGCAGTTTGCCTTCCCCTGCTCGCCGTCCTCCCCCACCTCCTCAGCTGTACCCAG GCCCAGAGACCAGAGGAAGAGGATTTCCAGCGACAGCTCAGTGGCCGATGCTTTGTCTCAGAGTTCCTCTAAGACCAACCTCTGCAG GCGAGGAGCAAAGATTATCAATGTGCATCGCTCCAACACGGCTGCGGCTGATTTCAGACCCATCATTAG ACCTCCTGCTGCTACCTCACGCAACCCTGAAAAAG atgcagaacTGATCAGCTGCATCAAGAATGAAAGCCTGGACAGG ctcagagAGCTCCACCAGCAGGGGGCGGACCTCCTGCTGCAGGACAAAGACGGCTGCACGCTGCTGCATCACGCCGTGGAGGCCGGCTGCAAAGACATCGTCAAGTACCTCATCGACAACG TGCCCGCATCTCACCTGGATGTCACAGAGAAAGAGAC AGGGGAGACGGCGCTCCATAAAGCTGCCACTTCCTGTCAGAGGAGCATCTGTAAGTACCTGGTGGAAGCTGGGGCGTCGCTCATGAAGACAGATCTCCAG GGTGAGACTCCCAGACAGCACGCTGCCAAGGCCGACGACCAGGAGCTGGCTGAGTATCTGAAGAGAGAGGACCAGGAGACAACCGTTTGA